In Pyrus communis chromosome 1, drPyrComm1.1, whole genome shotgun sequence, the following are encoded in one genomic region:
- the LOC137745631 gene encoding putative pectinesterase 11: MAKFVTRMIRCFFSMALLLPTFRHALSQAAQVNIALAPPTVFITVDQSGSNDYTKIQDAIDAVPSNNALPVYIWVKPGIYYEKINVPSDKPFITISGSTSYANDTVITWKESGEINETAVFTLWASDFVGRNFKVQNTYGTGGKAVALRVSGDRVAFYGCSIMSHQDALFADIGKQYYKDCYIEGDTDFIFGRASSLFENCHMHSLSEQNGAITAQKRDSPSQDAGFVFLGGEITGVGRAVLGRPWGPYSTVIFAYTKMSDAILPQGWDSWGRSTEYLSKVYYGEYKCTGAGAVTAERVAWEHNVTPKEFTSFMNKVRGFGIGSWQGSDGGGWKYGAPPRVRRDGEGNNGGRQQGPPTSIGDGGKQGSPTPIGGGGQHGPPPPATREGGQYGAPASFAGGWHGPPPSIAGGGQYGAPPPFARGWQKGPPTPVGGGGQHRAPPPAAGGERERNNGGGWKHAAPIPIGGGGGRNNAGLGQHGVPTVGGASIEGWAEVQWSGCEKGAARPGLLGLFLVLLPLIHLS; encoded by the exons ATGGCTAAATTTGTGACCCGTATGATCAGGTGCTTCTTCTCCATGGCCTTATTACTTCCAACTTTTAGGCATGCGCTATCCCAAGCAGCTCAAGTGAATATAGCCCTGGCGCCCCCAACGGTTTTTATAACCGTCGACCAGTCAGGCAGCAACGATTACACTAAAATACAAGACGCCATCGATGCTGTGCCGTCCAACAATGCCCTGCCTGTGTATATTTGGGTTAAACCTGGCATCTACTACGAAAAGATTAATGTACCTTCAGACAAACCGTTTATAACAATAAGTGGATCGACAAGTTATGCAAACGACACCGTGATAACGTGGAAGGAATCCGGCGAGATAAATGAAACCGCAGTCTTCACTTTATGGGCATCTGATTTCGTAGGGCGCAACTTCAAAGTTCAGAATACGTATGGGACGGGTGGCAAAGCAGTTGCACTGAGAGTTTCGGGAGATAGAGTAGCATTCTATGGTTGCAGCATTATGTCTCATCAAGATGCCTTATTTGCCGATATAGGCAAGCAATACTACAAAGACTGCTACATTGAAGGAGACACTGATTTTATATTTGGAAGagcttcttctttatttgag AATTGTCACATGCATTCGCTTTCGGAACAAAACGGAGCTATAACAGCCCAAAAAAGGGATTCACCATCACAAGATGCAGGGTTTGTGTTCTTGGGAGGCGAAATCACTGGCGTCGGAAGGGCAGTACTAGGAAGGCCATGGGGTCCCTATTCGACAGTCATCTTTGCCTATACTAAGATGTCGGATGCGATTCTCCCACAAGGTTGGGACAGTTGGGGCCGATCAACTGAGTACTTAAG TAAGGTTTACTATGGCGAGTACAAATGTACTGGAGCTGGAGCCGTGACAGCAGAAAGAGTTGCGTGGGAACACAACGTTACGCCAAAAGAATTTACATCCTTCATGAACAAGGTTAGGGGCTTTGGAATTGGAAGCTGGCAAGGTTCCGATGGAGGAGGATGGAAATATGGAGCTCCCCCTCGTGTCAGAAGAGATGGAGAAGGAAACAATGGAGGACGGCAACAAGGACCTCCTACATCTATTGGAGATGGAGGGAAACAAGGATCTCCTACTCCCATTGGAGGTGGAGGGCAACATGGACCTCCTCCTCCCGCAACTAGAGAAGGAGGACAATATGGAGCTCCCGCTTCCTTTGCAGGAGGATGGCATGGACCTCCTCCTTCCATTGCAGGAGGAGGACAATATGGAGCTCCCCCTCCCTTTGCACGAGGATGGCAAAAAGGACCTCCTACTCCGGTTGGGGGAGGAGGGCAACATAGAGCACCTCCTCCTGCTGCCGGAGGAGAACGAGAAAGAAACAATGGAGGAGGATGGAAACATGCAGCACCCATTCCcattggaggaggaggaggaagaaacaATGCAGGATTAGGGCAACATGGAGTTCCTACTGTAGGAGGAGCCTCCATCGAGGGGTGGGCAGAAGTGCAATGGAGTGGTTGTGAAAAAGGTGCTGCCCGTCCAGGCCTTTTGGGAttgtttcttgttttgcttCCTTTAATCCACTTGTCATGA
- the LOC137710219 gene encoding uncharacterized protein isoform X1: MGAEALTATGNSTAREAPLVLGLQASALVDHVARVDWSLLDQLPGERGGSIPVAIEELEHILSEVKTHVISYPDDSLPMKTIAGGSVANTIRGLSAGFGVSCGIIGACGDDEQGQLFISNVSSHAVNLSRLRMKKGPTAQCVCLVDALGNRTMRPCLFSAVKLESQADDLTRADFKGSKWLLLRYGIINLEVIQAAISIAKQEGLFVSLDLASFEMVRNFRSPLLQLLESGDIDLCFANEDEATELLRGSEGEQKADPEVALEFLAKHCRWAVVTLGSNGCIAKHGKEVGTLIVRVPAIGKSNAVDATGAGDLFASGFLYGLVKGLSLEECCKVGSCSGGSVIRSLGGEVTPENWQWMYKQMQTKGLTLPHITK; the protein is encoded by the exons ATGGGTGCAGAAGCCTTAACCGCCACCGGCAACTCCACCGCGCGAGAGGCTCCTCTGGTACTGGGACTACAGGCTTCCGCCCTCGTCGACCATGTTGCCCGCGTCGACTGGTCCCTGCTTGATCAACTCCCCGGCGAGCGTGGTGGCTCCATTCCT GTTGCAATTGAAGAGCTTGAGCATATATTGAGTGAGGTGAAAACCCATGTAATTTCATATCCTGATGATTCCTTGCCAATGAAAACCATAGCCGGCGGCAGTGTGGCCAATACAATCAGAGGGCTGAGTGCCGGTTTCGGAGTCTCCTGTGGGATAATTGGTGCCTGTGGAGATGACGAGCAAGGCCAGTTATTTATCAGTAACGTGAGCTCTCATGCTGTGAACCTCTCCAGATTAAGGATGAAGAAGGGACCCACAGCTCAG TGTGTTTGCTTGGTGGATGCGTTGGGGAACCGGACAATGCGTCCTTGTCTCTTTAGTGCTGTGAAACTTGAGTCTCAG GCCGATGACTTGACGAGAGCGGACTTTAAGGGCTCTAAG TGGTTGTTGTTGAGGTATGGTATCATCAATTTGGAAGTGATTCAAGCAGCTATATCAATTGCAAAACAAGAGGGTCTTTTTGTGTCCTTAGACTTAGCCAGTTTTGAG ATGGTTCGCAACTTTAGATCGCCTCTTCTACAGCTGCTGGAGTCAGGGGACATAGACCTCTGCTTCGCCAATGAGGATGAAGCAACAGAGTTGCTAAG AGGTTCCGAGGGTGAACAGAAGGCTGATCCCGAGGTTGCACTTGAGTTTCTGGCAAAACACTGCCGCTGGGCTGTGGTGACGTTAGGCTCCAACGGATGTATAGCAAAGCATGGAAAAGAGGTCGGAACCTTA ATTGTGCGAGTTCCAGCCATAGGGAAATCCAATGCAGTAGATGCCACAGGAGCAGGAGACTTGTTTGCAAGTGGGTTTTTGTATGGACTGGTGAAGGGATTATCTCTGGAGGAGTGCTGCAAAGTAGGATCTTGCAGTGGCGGATCTGTTATTCGATCTCTTGGGGGTGAAGTCACCCCCGAGAACTGGCAATGGATGTATAAGCAGATGCAGACTAAAGGCCTCACTCTTCCTCATATCACCAAATGA
- the LOC137710208 gene encoding proteasome subunit alpha type-1-A-like yields the protein MFRNQYDTDVTTWSPAGRLFQVEYAMEAVKQGSAAIGLRSKTHVVLACVNKANSELSSHQKKIFKVDDHIGVAIAGLTADGRVLSRYMRSEAINYNYTYESPLPVGRLVVQLADKAQVCTQRSWKRPYGVGLLVGGLDESGAHLYYNCPSGNYFEYQAFAIGSRSQAAKTYLERRFENFTGSTREDLIKDALIATRETLQGEKLRSSICTIAVVGVGEPFHILDQDTVQKLIDAFEIVQDEAPAAEPDAGAEPAAAAEEGEGSGAGADQAAVPEPDVAPMDI from the exons ATGTTCAGGAACCAATACGACACCGACGTGACGACATGGAGCCCCGCCGGGCGGCTCTTCCAGGTGGAGTACGCGATGGAGGCCGTCAAGCAAGGCTCCGCCGCCATTGGGCTCCGATCCAAAACCCACGTTGTCCTCGCCTGCGTTAACAAGGCCAACTCCGAGCTCTCTTCCCACCAGAAGAAGATCTTCAAGGTGGACGACCACATCGGCGTCGCCATTGCTGGGCTCACAGCCGACGGCCGTGTCCTCTCCCGGTACATGCGATCGGAGGCCATTAACTACAATTACACCTATGAGTCCCCGCTCCCCGTCGGGCGACTCGTCGTTCAGCTCGCCGATAAGGCTCAG GTCTGTACCCAACGCTCATGGAAGCGACCGTATGGAGTTGGACTATTAGTAGGTGGGTTGGATGAGTCTGGAGCTCATTTGTATTACAACTGCCCAAGTGGAAACTACTTCGAATACCAGGCTTTTGCAATAGGGTCTCGCTCACAAGCTGCAAAGACATACTTGGAACGCAGGTTTGAGAATTTCACAGGCTCTACAAGGGAGGATCTGATCAAGGATGCCCTCATTGCAACAAGGGAAACCTTGCAGGGAGAAAAACTGAGAAGTTCCATATGCACAATTGCTGTGGTTGGAGTTGGGGAGCCATTCCATATATTGGATCAGGACACCGTCCAGAAGTTGATCGATGCATTTGAGATCGTGCAGGATGAGGCTCCTGCTGCTGAACCCGATGCTGGTGCTGAGCCTGCTGCAGCTGCAGAAGAGGGTGAGGGCTCTGGCGCTGGCGCAGACCAGGCAGCAGTTCCCGAACCGGATGTAGCTCCCATGGATATCTGA
- the LOC137710219 gene encoding uncharacterized protein isoform X2, whose translation MGAEALTATGNSTAREAPLVLGLQASALVDHVARVDWSLLDQLPGERGGSIPVAIEELEHILSEVKTHVISYPDDSLPMKTIAGGSVANTIRGLSAGFGVSCGIIGACGDDEQGQLFISNVSSHAVNLSRLRMKKGPTAQCVCLVDALGNRTMRPCLFSAVKLESQADDLTRADFKGSKWLLLRYGIINLEVIQAAISIAKQEGLFVSLDLASFEMVRNFRSPLLQLLESGDIDLCFANEDEATELLRGSEGEQKADPEVALEFLAKHCRWAVVTLGSNGCIAKHGKEIVRVPAIGKSNAVDATGAGDLFASGFLYGLVKGLSLEECCKVGSCSGGSVIRSLGGEVTPENWQWMYKQMQTKGLTLPHITK comes from the exons ATGGGTGCAGAAGCCTTAACCGCCACCGGCAACTCCACCGCGCGAGAGGCTCCTCTGGTACTGGGACTACAGGCTTCCGCCCTCGTCGACCATGTTGCCCGCGTCGACTGGTCCCTGCTTGATCAACTCCCCGGCGAGCGTGGTGGCTCCATTCCT GTTGCAATTGAAGAGCTTGAGCATATATTGAGTGAGGTGAAAACCCATGTAATTTCATATCCTGATGATTCCTTGCCAATGAAAACCATAGCCGGCGGCAGTGTGGCCAATACAATCAGAGGGCTGAGTGCCGGTTTCGGAGTCTCCTGTGGGATAATTGGTGCCTGTGGAGATGACGAGCAAGGCCAGTTATTTATCAGTAACGTGAGCTCTCATGCTGTGAACCTCTCCAGATTAAGGATGAAGAAGGGACCCACAGCTCAG TGTGTTTGCTTGGTGGATGCGTTGGGGAACCGGACAATGCGTCCTTGTCTCTTTAGTGCTGTGAAACTTGAGTCTCAG GCCGATGACTTGACGAGAGCGGACTTTAAGGGCTCTAAG TGGTTGTTGTTGAGGTATGGTATCATCAATTTGGAAGTGATTCAAGCAGCTATATCAATTGCAAAACAAGAGGGTCTTTTTGTGTCCTTAGACTTAGCCAGTTTTGAG ATGGTTCGCAACTTTAGATCGCCTCTTCTACAGCTGCTGGAGTCAGGGGACATAGACCTCTGCTTCGCCAATGAGGATGAAGCAACAGAGTTGCTAAG AGGTTCCGAGGGTGAACAGAAGGCTGATCCCGAGGTTGCACTTGAGTTTCTGGCAAAACACTGCCGCTGGGCTGTGGTGACGTTAGGCTCCAACGGATGTATAGCAAAGCATGGAAAAGAG ATTGTGCGAGTTCCAGCCATAGGGAAATCCAATGCAGTAGATGCCACAGGAGCAGGAGACTTGTTTGCAAGTGGGTTTTTGTATGGACTGGTGAAGGGATTATCTCTGGAGGAGTGCTGCAAAGTAGGATCTTGCAGTGGCGGATCTGTTATTCGATCTCTTGGGGGTGAAGTCACCCCCGAGAACTGGCAATGGATGTATAAGCAGATGCAGACTAAAGGCCTCACTCTTCCTCATATCACCAAATGA
- the LOC137710249 gene encoding phenylcoumaran benzylic ether reductase Betv6, translated as MAEKSKILIIGGTGYIGKFVVEASVKAGHPTFALVRESTVKDPAKANLIEKFKNLGVTLLYGDLYDHESLVKAIKQVDVVISTVGFMQTADQTKIIAAIKEAGNIKRFFPSEFGNDVDRVHAVEPAKSTFDLKVQIRRAIEAEGIPYTYVSSNCFAGYFLPSLAQPGATSPPRDKVTILGDGNPKAVFNKEDDIGTYTICAVDDPRTLNKILYLKPPQNIYSFNELVALWEKKIGKVLEKVYVPEDKLLKDIAEAPIPINVILAINHSVFVKGDHTNFEIEPSFGVEAYELYPDVKYTTVDEYLDQFV; from the exons ATGGCAGAAAAGAGTAAAATTTTGATCATCGGAGGCACTGGCTATATCGGAAAGTTTGTCGTCGAAGCGAGCGTAAAGGCCGGCCATCCAACCTTTGCTCTAGTTAGAGAGAGCACGGTCAAAGACCCTGCCAAGGCTAACCTCATTGAGAAGTTTAAGAACTTGGGTGTCACTTTGCTCTAC GGAGATCTTTATGACCATGAGAGTTTGGTGAAGGCGATCAAACAGGTGGATGTTGTGATATCGACCGTGGGTTTCATGCAAACTGCAGACCAAACCAAGATCATTGCTGCCATTAAAGAAGCTGGCAATATCAAG AGATTCTTCCCGTCGGAGTTTGGAAACGATGTGGATCGAGTGCATGCAGTTGAACCAGCCAAGTCTACGTTCGACCTCAAGGTCCAAATCCGGCGTGCTATTGAGGCCGAGGGCATCCCCTACACTTATGTCTCCAGCAACTGCTTTGCTGGCTACTTTCTGCCCTCATTGGCACAGCCAGGTGCCACTTCTCCACCCAGAGACAAAGTCACCATCTTAGGGGACGGAAATCCGAAAG CTGTGTTCAACAAGGAAGATGACATTGGAACCTATACGATCTGCGCCGTTGATGACCCAAGAACATTGAACAAGATCCTCTACCTGAAGCCTCCACAGAACATCTACTCCTTCAATGAACTTGTTGCCCTGTGGGAGAAGAAGATTGGCAAAGTTCTTGAAAAAGTCTACGTCCCAGAGGACAAACTTCTCAAGGATATTGCAG AGGCCCCAATTCCAATCAATGTGATATTAGCAATCAACCATTCAGTGTTTGTGAAGGGAGATCATACCAACTTCGAAATCGAGCCGTCCTTCGGAGTTGAGGCTTATGAGCTCTACCCTGATGTGAAGTACACCACCGTGGATGAGTACCTTGATCAATTTGTTTGA
- the LOC137710238 gene encoding protein RER1B-like: MEGVEGGDTGSTVAPLAKWRDEFSRTFQYYLDRSTPNPVHRWLGTLALAVVYVLRVYYIQGFYIVSYGLGIYILNLLIGFLSPKVDPELEADGASLPTRGSDEFKPFIRRLPEFKFWYSITKAFCIAFLMTFFSAFDVPVFWPILLCYWIVLFALTMKRQIMHMIKYKYVPFSIGKQRYTGQRPAAANSD, from the exons ATGGAAGGAGTTGAGGGCGGCGATACTGGGTCCACGGTGGCGCCGTTGGCGAAGTGGAGAGACGAATTTTCAAGGACATTTCAGTACTACTTGGACCGGTCGACCCCGAACCCGGTTCACAGGTGGCTGGGGACTCTTGCCCTGGCGGTGGTTTACGTGCTCCGAGTTTACTATATTCAAGGGTTCTACATTGTGTCATACGGCCTGGGAATCTATATCTTGAATCTGTTGATTGGGTTTCTGTCACCAAAGGTTGATCCAGAGCTCGAAGCGGACGGGGCTTCCCTGCCAACCCGAGGTTCCGATGAGTTTAAGCCGTTCATTCGCCGCCTCCCCGAGTTCAAATTCTG GTATTCCATTACAAAGGCTTTCTGTATCGCCTTTCTGATGACCTTCTTCTCTGCGTTTGACGTCCCTGTTTTCTGGCCCATTCTCCTCTGTTATTGGATCGTTCTTTTTGCTCTTACAATGAAGCGCCAGATAATGCACATGATTAAGTATAAATATGTACCGTTCAGCATCGGAAAACAG AGGTATACAGGGCAGAGACCTGCTGCAGCGAACTCAGACTGA
- the LOC137710232 gene encoding gamma carbonic anhydrase 1, mitochondrial-like, translating into MGTLGRAIYTVGFWIRETGQAIDRLGSSLQGGYYFKEQLSRHRTLMNVFDKAPVVDKDVFVAPSASIIGDVQVGRGSSIWYGCVLRGDVNNIVVGSGTNIQDNSLVHVAKSNLSGKVLPTIIGDNVTVGHSAVIHGCTVEDEAFVGMGATLLDGVVVEKHAMVAAGSLVRQNTKIPSGEVWAGNPAKFLRKLTDEEIAFISQSATNYTNLAQVHAAENVKSFDEIEFEKALRKKFAHKDEEYDSMLGVVREIPPELILPDNVLPDKAAKDQK; encoded by the exons ATGGGGACTTTAGGACGAGCAATATACACTGTCGGATTCTGGATTCGAGAGACGGGCCAGGCCATTGATCGCCTCGGCAGCAGCCTCCAGGGCGGCTACTACTTCAAAGAGCAAC TGTCTCGGCATAGAACTCTAATGAACGTATTCGATAAAGCTCCTGTGGTTGACAAGGATGTATTTGTGGCGCCAAGTGCCTCCATCATTGGCGATGTTCAAGTGGGAAGAGGGTCTTCCATATGGTATGGATGTGTTTTGAGAG GTGATGTGAACAACATCGTTGTTGGATCTGGAACTAACATACAGGACAACTCCCTTGTTCATGTGGCGAAGTCAAATTTAAGTGGGAAGGTGTTACCAACCATTATTGGAGATAATGTTACTGTAG GTCACAGTGCTGTTATACATGGCTGTACTGTTGAGGATGAGGCCTTTGTTGGCATGGGAGCCACACTTCTTGATGGCGTCGTCGTTGAGAAACATGCCATGGTAGCTGCTGGATCCCTGGTGAGACAGAATACAAAAATCCCCAGCGGAGAG GTATGGGCAGGAAACCCAGCAAAATTTCTGAGAAAGCTCACAGATGAAGAAATAGCCTTCATCTCCCAGTCAGCCACCAATTACACCAACCTTGCACAAGTCCATGCAGCTGAGAATGTGAAGTCGTTTGATGAGATTGAGTTTGAGAAGGCCCTCCGCAAGAAGTTTGCCCACAAGGATGAGGAGTATGACTCAATGCTAGGTGTCGTTCGTGAGATTCCCCCAGAACTTATTCTTCCCGATAATGTATTACCAGATAAAGCAGCAAAGGACCAAAAATGA
- the LOC137745585 gene encoding putative pectinesterase 11 — protein sequence MVAVCGTSMTTKCFFVMASLYVLLALSQAEAETTQGSTAILITVDQSGKGDYEKIQDAIDAVPSNNVDLVFIRVKPGVYKEKITVPADKPFITISGTKAVDTIITWNDSGDIFESATFSVLASDFIGRYLTIQNTYGSGGKAVALRVSGDRAAFYVCRILSYQDTLLDDNGRHYYNNCYIEGATDFICGNGASFFEKCHLHSISNGGGAITAQRRMSPSEDTGFFFFGCKITGVKTAVLGRPWGVYSRVIFAFTYMPNIILPQGWNDWGNSADQLSSVYYGQYKCSGPGAVTAKRVDWSRVLTSEEAAPFITKDSIDGKAWIRAAPTSFKKKAFSP from the exons ATGGTGGCTGTTTGTGGTACTTCTATGACGACCAAGTGCTTCTTTGTCATGGCTTCATTGTATGTTCTTCTGGCGCTTTCTCAAGCAGAAGCAGAAACAACTCAGGGGTCCACGGCAATTCTAATAACCGTGGATCAGTCTGGGAAAGGCGATTACGAGAAAATACAAGATGCCATCGATGCGGTGCCATCGAATAACGTCGATCTTGTGTTCATTAGGGTTAAGCCTGGAGTGTACAAAGAAAAAATTACCGTCCCCGCGGACAAACCCTTTATTACAATAAGTGGCACAAAGGCAGTTGACACTATAATTACGTGGAACGACAGCGGAGATATATTTGAATCTGCAACTTTCTCTGTGTTGGCTTCGGATTTTATAGGGCGCTACCTCACAATTCAG AACACTTATGGAAGCGGTGGTAAAGCAGTGGCGCTAAGGGTCTCAGGAGATAGAGCAGCATTTTATGTGTGCAGAATTTTGTCTTACCAAGATACCCTACTTGACGATAACGGCAGACACTACTACAACAACTGCTATATTGAAGGAGCCACTGATTTTATATGTGGAAATGGTGCTTCTTTTTTTGAG AAGTGCCATTTGCATTCGATTTCGAATGGAGGAGGAGCCATAACAGCCCAACGGAGGATGTCACCTTCAGAGGACACTGGGTTCTTTTTCTTTGGGTGCAAGATCACTGGCGTCAAAACGGCAGTGTTAGGAAGACCATGGGGTGTCTATTCCAGAGTCATTTTTGCCTTCACTTACATGCCTAATATCATACTCCCTCAGGGTTGGAACGACTGGGGTAACTCAGCCGACCAATTAAG TTCTGTTTACTATGGACAGTACAAATGTTCTGGACCTGGAGCAGTGACAGCAAAAAGAGTTGACTGGTCACGAGTCCTAACGAGTGAAGAAGCTGCACCTTTCATAACTAAGGACTCCATTGACGGCAAAGCTTGGATTAGGGCAGCGCCAACTAGTTTCAAGAAGAAGGCATTTTCCCCCTAG